The following DNA comes from Seriola aureovittata isolate HTS-2021-v1 ecotype China chromosome 15, ASM2101889v1, whole genome shotgun sequence.
ATAACATTACATTCAAGAACAACCAAGTATAGTGTATCCGTAAATGTTCTCCTGTTTAATTTGGTGCGTGTTTAATTAAgggtaaaaataattaataggGAATAAATGATATTACTTTACAAATGTGTGGGAACTAGGGCATTTTTAATTAATGCTTATGATTCAGACAATCAGTAAAATAGGTTCCTTTTtgtctcaccacacacacacacctctacacatacacatacacacaaacacacacacacacacacacacacacacacacacacacacatatacacatacacatacatacagtctGGACAGTTTCATGACAGAATTAAAACCCTCCACAGATTGATTTGGGATGAAAAAGGAAGTCGTCAAGGGTTCGTTTTCATTCTCCAGATCAGTGCATGGGCTCTATTTTTgatctcttttgttttcaaggAATATACAATAGGATTGATGCAGGGCGGGATGCATACAGCCAGCGACAGGCTCAGCACACGTTGGTCTGGGTCAATGGCTCGTATAAACAGCCCAATTATGAAAATGCTGAATATAGGAATATAAAATATAGCAACAAGAATGAGGTGCTCAATGCAAGTAGTGAGAGCTTTCATCCTACTGCTGACTGATTTCATCCTACATACGGTCACTATGATGATGAGATAGGACagaataataaaagtaaaggGGCCTATCAGATTGCCCAAAGAAGCTGAAGCCAAGGACCACTGTAATGAGTAATCATTACAGGCGAGTCTAAACACAGGTGCATAGTCACAGAAATAACTGAACACTCTGACAGAATTGCAAAAAGACAGTCGAGTCATGATTGCCGTGCTATAAGCCAGTAATCCTGCACAGTACATCCAAGTCACGCCTATAATACAAGTCATGATGAGTAGTGTGTTGAATAGGTTCTGACGCAGAGGGAAACATATTGCAATGAACCTGTCATAGGCAAGTACAGCAAGCGAATATGACTCCAGAGCCAAAAAAGCATAGTGGAAATACATTTGTAGGAGACATTGGTTGAATGGAACAAAGTTGTTCTTAATGAGGAAAGTCTTAATCATGCCGGGAATAGTGCTTGTGTTCAACATTATATCAATGACTGCGAGGTTGACAACAGCCAAAAACTTTGGAGTGTGTAATCTGCGGTCAACAGCAATTATGTACACCAATAAAATATTGCACACTACTGTAACCACATACACAAACGCTAGAAAGATGATGTAGACACTGATGTAGGGAAACGACTGAAATCCTATGACATAGAAGCCTGGAGGATGAATGATGACAGAGTCATTTAAAACAGTCCTTAGAAAAGACATAGTTGAACTCCACAGGCTGTGTGCTGGAGGACGCTGTCCGGACCTCGGTGTGTAAAATCTCTCCAGTCTGAAAAAGAGGAGAACAGTACATCTTATCATCTATCACATTACTCTTTCCAATCTCATACTTTGAACAAACACATATAAGTATTGCATTTAAGTTACTGAAACCACATTTTCTCATCCTGAGTGATGAATACAGATGAAGTCAAACACAGACTACAGTACAACACTTCTGGCACACCTGTTTTGCTGAAGATCATTATACACAATGTGACTCCATATGATGCTGCCACCAGTAGCGAACACTGGCTGACTTCATGTCTGACCTGTGTACAGTGGAAAATATACCTTCTTCACTAATCTCCAGAGATAACTTTCTACTCAAGAATAACCAGCATGAGCAATACAGTAATGAGCAGTACCCTATCACTGACATTAAAGACTTATCCATTGAGATTGGTTTATCATCTACCAACTTATCAGATGAAACAAACATCTAATAATTGTTGACCTCATAAACTCATAACTTTATCTCAACAGCAGGGAAACATTCAAAGTACAATAAATAACAgaacagaaatgtaaatatcCACATACATACTTGAATGATTTGTTTCATCTGTAAGTCAAACATAACCATTTTGAAACTGATTGTAATTAAAGTAGGCCGGTTTCATCGTTGTCTTTAGAAATATTAGGGAtttaaacaaatcttttttttcccataagattacattaaaaattcTGATTGTTATCTGCTCTTAGCTCCATGCATGAAGAGATCAGTCAATTGATTTGGGGGTGAAGACTTATtctaattttgtgttttcaattttGGATGTTAACTGAccattctgtttttgtctgattGTGACTTTTAATAAGGAATTGGTGAACAAATAGAAACATAATATAGCTGTTGGTTCGGTGCCAACACGCTTTCAGGACCACGGACAGAGACTAGATTTTACTGTGCTGATTAGGAGGCCGGTTTCATTGAGACAGCGGATTGACAGGCAGATATAACTCTATCATCATGGTTTTAGGAGGATGTGTAAAAATTAGTATTTTACTCATAAGTAGGTCAAATCTTGTTACTATGTAGTATTTGTTCtatttgtttgtatgtatgtattgcTCACAACGTCATCTTATGAAAAAGtcgtaggtttgcatatggtAGGGACATGgccctaccaatatttgagtgaactggTTCACACAGTTTGGAGTAAAGTCAGGCTACATCTCCAGGACAACTGATgtatgctagcatttgattggcAGAAAGGGTGAGGACTATCTggttgtcagtgtcagtcaaGACCTCAAGCATggtcaaaaatgtaatatttcagaAGACTCCCTGTCCTCTATTGTCTGAATTACACGGCACTGGTAGTCactactgaatataaaaatgttgatgttggatgaaaaaatagtttgatttttctcttttccattaaCAAGTAATTTCCTAAAGTTTACTTTTAGTCTTTGATCTGTTGCTGtgtatgatttttatttaaatgtaaatatgtatgtatcATAAGATCTAGATCTTATTGATCTGTCATCATCTATTGATGATAGACAAGAAAACTTGCTAGTCCCTTAGAGAGAACTCATGGCCACAGCGTAATCAGCTCTGTAGAATCTTTTATGGCACTGACTTAAAAGgtcaactcaactcaactcatctcaactcaactttatttatatagcacctttcaaacaaacatgtatcccaaagtgcttcacaggtaggattaaagctgcaacacacacacaaaaaaagattgtgTAAGATTCAAAATTTactataataaaacaataaattgatgaataaaagtcaataatacacatcaataaaataaactccacagataaaaagtgatttgaaaaaaacaatgataagTCGTAAAAGAATGAGGCAAAAGCTATGACATACTCCAAATTAAAAAGCCTGATTAAAAAGATagttctttcatttctttgtgaAAATACCAAGAGAGCTCACCATTCTAATATCAACAGGCAGTTTGTTCCATAGTTCAGGGACATAAGAACAAAAAGTACCTCTGCAAGTACCTCAGGTAAACACCATTACACAATTATTAGAGTTTTTAAGACAGAAGTCTTTTGTAGCAGATAAGGGTGAAAGCAGTCAAATGTACAAATATCCTAACATTACATTCAAGAACAACCAAGTATAGTGTATCCGTAAATGTTCTCCTGTTTAATTTGGTGAGTGTTTGAATAatggtaaaatataaaaaaatacatattaagaaaaacatattaataattaataggGAATAAATAATATTACTTTGCAAATGTGTGGGAACTAGGGCATTTTTAAATAATGCTTATGATTCagacaaacagtaaaatagGTTCCTTTTtgtctcaccacacacacacacctctacacatacacatacacatacatacagtctGGACAGTTTCATAACGGAGTTAAAACCCTCCACAGATTGATTTGGGATGGAAAAGGAAGTCGTCAagggtttgttttcattctccAGATCAGTGCCAAGACTCTGatttttatctcttttgttttcaaggAATATACAATAGGATTAATGCAGGGCGGGATGCATACAGCCAGCGACAGGCTCAGCACACGTTGGTCTGGGTCAATGGCTCGTATAAACAGTCCAAAtaagaaaatgctgaatatAGGAATATAAAATATAGCAACAAGAATGAGGTGCTCAATGCAAGTAGTGAGCGCTTTCATCCTACTGCTGACTGATTTCATCCTACATACAGTCACTATGATGATGAGATAGGACagaataataaaagtaaaggGGCCTATCAGATGGCCCAAAGAAGCTGAAGCCAAGGACCACTGTAATGAGTAATCATTACAGGCGAGTCTAAACACAGGTGCATAGTCACAGAAATAACTGAACACTCTGACAGAATTGCAAAAAGACAGTCGAGTCATGATTGCCGTGCTATAAGCCAGTAATCCTGCACAGTACATCCAAGTCACGCCTATAATACAAGACATGATGAGTAGTGTGTTGAATAGGTTCTGACGCAGAGGGAAACATATTGCAATGAACCTGTCATAGGCAAGTACAGCAAGCGAATATGACTCCAGAGCTAAAAAAGCATAGTGGAAATACATTTGTAGGAGACATTGGTTGAATGGAACAAAGTTGTCCTTAAAGAGGAAAGTCTTAATCATGCCGGGAATAGTGCTCGTGTTCAACATTATATCAATGACTGCGAGGTTGCCAACAGCCAAAAACTTTGGAGTGTGTAATCTGCGGTCAACAGCAATTATGTACACCAATAAAATATTGCACACTACTGTAACCACATACACAAACGCTAGAAAGATGATGTAGACACTGATGTAGGGAAACGACTGAAATCCTATGACATAGAAGCCTGGAGGATGAATGATGAAAGAGTCATTTAAAACAGTCCTTAGAAAAGACATAGTTGAACTCCACAGGCTGTGTGCTGGAGGACGCTGTCCGGACCTCGGTGTGTAAAATCTCTCCAGTCTGAAAAAGAGGAGAACAGTACATCTTATCATCTATCACATTACTCTTTCCAATCTCATACTTTGAACAAACACATATAAGTATTGCATTTAAGTTACTGAAACCACATTTTCTCATCCTGAGTGATGAATACAGATGAAGTCAAACACAGACTACAGTACAACACTTCTGGCACACCTGTTTTGCTGAAGATCATTATACACAATGTGACTCCATATGATGCTGCCACCAGTAGCGAACACTGGCTGACTTCATGTCTGACCTGTGTACAGTGGAAAATATACCTTCTTCACTAATCTCCAGAGATAACTTTCTACTCAAGAATAACCAGCATGAGCAATACAGTAATGAGCAGCACCCTATCACTGACATTAAAGACTTATCCATTGAGATTGGTTTATCATCTACCAACTTATCAGATGAAACAAACATCTAATAATTGTTGACCTCATAAAAGGGCGTTGGTTTGCATATGGTAGGGACATGgccctaccaatatttgagtgaactggTTCACACAGTTTGGAGTAAAGTCATTAGATAACTCTGATTTGCCCTTCCAGAGGGTACTTCTTCAGGATGATTGATCTAGGCATGCTAGCAattgattggctgaaagggTGTGGACTATCTggttgtcagtgtcagtcaaGACCTCAAGCATgggcaaaaatgtaaaattatatatCAAAGTAGATATCAAAAGTATGTAAGCAATACATAGTAAATTAACCAGCCAGTAGccaaataaatttaaaatgaaaacctgcttAGATTCTTAATACGGATGCATCCCTGGATtagtagcattttactgttgtagctctGGTCAAGGTGGAGCAGGTTTTAAATGTGAGATCAAGGGGAAAAGGGGGAACTCCAACACTGGTAGTCTCTGTGtatagtttttattaaaatgaattaaaacctACGCCCTTGTGAAAGTGAGTTATCGATGGAATGTCCCCCAGAGACACCTGAAACAACACCTGGTCAGAAACCTCTTGACTACTCAGGTGTCACAATTGttctgatgaaaatcaaaggTTGTTCTGATCCTGATAGATCAATAAGATCTAGATCATATTGATCTATCATCATCTTTTGATGATAGACAAGACAACATGGTAGTCACTTACAGAGAACTCATGGCCACAGCGTTATCAGCTCTGTAGAATCTTTTATGGCTGGTTTAAACTTGGGATGCATAAAgttagtgaaaaataaaatatggcaCCATGCCTGagccatcttcctctctctgctcctctctttcctctatcatcaaacatgacacaataaccccagacaaacacattttaccttGCATCTGACACCTGAGAGGCTTTCTATTTCTGTCGGCTTCATTATGTCTTGATACACAACAGAGTGTACAACTAGGTAatcaataaatgatcaaatctgtcatttcactttcacaacaGTAAGTGCACATGCTAATACACCCATTCCATAACTGTCCTTGGTCTCCCATAATCAACTATGACtaatgaaaatacaatattCATTGACTGTGACTATACACTGTTGggtaaaggaaaacaaacagtagaGAGCTCAAAGATTCAGTTCACTTAGACAAGGcttttctcacacaaacaaagcacaaCTTCATGAGTCTTTTCAGAAAACGTCCACAGTTTGTATAAAGTTGGAATGTATGAAGTCacttaacaataaaatataacgACATTGACAATGAACAGAATTCCCTGAGGTGGCTTTTATCACCAAACAGGACACTGTGACCCCAAACAAAAGGCTTCTCTGCTGTCGCTTTGGCTCCTGGGAACCCTGCTAATGAGCCCTATTTGTGATGTCATTACCAAAGGATGCTGGTTAATGACCTTGCCTGTAACAAACAATCCTTTTACTGTTCACACTTAAGCCTAATTAATCTCATCTGCATCCATTAGGAGGTTTTGCACTCTTGCAATTAAAACTTTAGTGTAATGGGAAGGGGTATACACTGGTATTTGAATCATTAGTGTTCTTGAAAAGCTCACATAAACACCCTAATTGACTGATAGTCACCTCTGAAGGGCTGCAATCTCATACCCCTGACGCCCTTTCTGAAGTCACCTTTCTGTAATTAGTGGGCAAAGTGTGACAAACAATAAACTTTAGGTGCAAGTAAACTTTAGATTGTGTTCATAGTTACTTGCTGCATTGGCACTGGACACAAACTATGTACTGCAGAGGGCATCAAAATGGATGTAAGTCAGTGGCACCTGGGCTCATAAGACATCTAGAAGTTActtttttacagcagcagacCAATTAAAATGCTTCTTAACGACCTGAAAAAATTCAAAGCTGCTGGTAATGATGTTCTGGGTAACCACAGCTTTCAGAAATATCCACAACATGGTTTAAAAGTGGCAGAAAATACTGGAGGCACGAGCACTGATGTGAGAACTCATGTTTAGAGGTTTGTGTTAGAGAGTAAACATATGAGAACCAGGAGCAACTGGGGTGCTGAGTTTGTGAGAGCTAAAACTTAGGAATGCACCAATCCAACTTTTCCTAAATGCCAATTTTGATATCTCGGTTCAGGATAAATGCCATTACAGAGAACTGATCTGATACCAGTGCTTTCTTTTTCCTGAATTTACAATCTGCAAACCTTTCTGTGTGGAATTCATTGAGAATGATTTTATATAAGGTAACATGGCCAGCGATTGCTGTGGATCTAAAAAGTGAGAcagtggccttttttttttttttttataaggcAGGATCCATGAGAACAAAGCGGAGAAGAATAAAGTAATAAGATAAGGAAGCTCTAATTAATGAATTCTAAATGTGTGAGTATGAGTTTGAAGTAATTTTCTCAAATGTTGAACCTGCAGTGAAATTAAGTGAACGATCATTTATGAACAACTGTAACATGAAGCTTTAGGGTTCATGGAAAATGGTGGCCATTTGATGACTGTTTTGCATAAAGGTTTCCTCAGAATATGTTGTCTTTTTGACTCATTGGCAACCCCACCATCCCATTCACTTCTAATGGACGAGGGAAGAGATTAATTAGGCAAAAGGTTCAACAGTAGAGGATTCGTTTGTTTACAGGCAAAGCCATTAAGCGTCATTCCCCAGTGATTCCATCACAACTGGGACTCATTAGAGAGGCTCTTAGGAGTTGTGTcatcatgtcttttttgataataaaatgaatgtataTTGTAAATTCTAAGGGGAATCTCATGAAAGTGTCAATCTGAACATAAGTAAATCTTATCTAAATATGAGTAAGTCTAAGAAAGGGCAATAGATAAAGATATATTTAATCTCTTCTGAGTTCCTTGCAATGCAACTATTGTATTTTCAAGCCAATCTATTTTGAAATGGTAGACTGACCTTGGCCTTACTTGTAATTCAGGGCAGGTGCAAATACTAGGTTGGGCTTTGATTTATGTAGGGTAAAAATAGATGACTGGACAGCAGGCTCCTGATggcaagacagagaaaagcccCTTGAATTGATATGAGCAGAGACGAGAGCTCCAACAGTGGatttaaagtttctttttttttttttacttggaaAAAGCGTACTTTTCacaatgaaaagacagaatgaagagtgagctgttagatgcaatgttacattacattctcactcattcattctgGCAAATCAACTAAAATCTGACTTTATAGGTTTAATCTACTTAGTCCACCTGATCCCGATCatgtacaatttttttttttttttggacctTGAGGGAAATGACAGCCTTTCCATATAtagattttgtttattatttccaTCCATTTATCAATACACATCTATCAATACTTTCCTCGTGGCAGCCTTTTTACTTGCTGCCGGAGGTATTCGTATCAGTTTCTTATCATTAGTAATCCACCCCTCAGATGGGATGTCCACCATGTGTACGGCATCACATGTAAGAGGAATGTTTACACCAAAAAATATGGAAGTTAGTGGCGTCATCTATCCCACACATTCTCCAACATATCCCACCGCTTCcctgatgttgtttttgcaggGGTATAATAAAAAACCTTACAAGATTTTTTCTAGCAAAATTCTCACAATGTCGTTGAACTAATTGAATTCCATTATGCTTGACATATTCTTCTCAAGCTCTGGGATATTAAAGTCCCCTTCTTTTTCCAATTTCTCTTTTATAAACAGTGTATTCTAAGACTTGGACTGGAGACTGGAGAAAAATAAGCTTCAGGAGCATGGACTTATACTTATAGACTTATAGCACAGGCTTTTGTGAAACAGTTGCCCCCGGGATCAAAAAGAAAGACTTGTTCtaattatcaaaatatagtCTTACCGTAAATCAataacttttcatgcattaAAGTTTTAAGGGtaacattttaacaaatttcagctgctgttgctatgaTTTATGGCTGTGCCCAAACTGCCTTATCTAGATTTCTCTCATCCTGACGTTGATTTATGATTCTTTTCACTCCAAGCCAAGCACTTGTGTTCTCACTACAGAGAAACGGTGTGAAATTAATTTGTGAaacttaaaatataattaacttTCTCTGGGGGACATGACagtcagcacaggtgtcactcAGCTGTGTGAGCTTCCAATTTACACCAATAGCATTTGCTATTCTGGTGACGGCTGTTCTTAGCCAGATAATAACACTGCTGTCCTTGACCTAAAAGATAAGCTGTGATATGTGATGTgttcactttttctgtttttctaatcTAAAAATAATAGGAGGACATGATATTCATCTTAATGTCAACAGAGGACAACACAGCCATAGTGTTGGTAGTGACCTTAAAGCAGGACCATTTACAGACGAAGTAACCATAAATGTAGTTTTGGCTGAGTGAATTAAATACCTGACATATCAAGATACTTAATTGATTGAATTGATCACAAAATCTTGTAAATTCAATATTGCCATAGAGTTTTCCTGCTCATTGATTAGCAACATTGCCTTCGGTGGACTAATACAACCAGAGATTTTAAGGGGGCTAAATGGGTTGTCAAAATCTCTGATGACTGACAAACGTCCACATACCTGCAATTGACCATGTGATATGTTCACTATAGAAACCACtgaacagacatttatttttctttcaagttAGCTGTTCTAGTCTTTTCAGAAGTCTGTCAACTCTCACATTTGCCATGAAGCTGCTTTTCTCATTTATGACTCATTTGTGACATAGTCTGCGCAGCATGGTGGCTAATGTTCTTCCCTCtaacaaacaaaaccttttacTGTTCAGACTTGATCCTAGTTAATCTAATTTGCCTCTATTACAAAGCATTGAACGCACTATGAAATCTCCCAATTAAAATCTGCAGCAGGATATTATTACACAGACACAATGGTAATCTCTACGTTGATTATTATGTGGAGGTACTGAATataagacaaataataataacagaggTCAATATTTAATTATTGATAGTGGAGTTTCACTTGATTACACAACAACTACAGATGGCTAGTCATGCATGTTCTTGGTTGACAACATGTGATCTGTGAATGATTGAAGTCGTGATGTAGTACTGTCAGATTTAGGGTGTGTACAGAGAAGAATGAGTGAGGCTTACATGcctgaagaagaaaggagaaaacaCTGGAATTGTGAGCATTGCCGCTAATGCATGATTATTTTAAATCCCTGCATAAGTAGGAGTTAAAAAATACTGGTTTGTTACGGCAGTGTAATGGTGCAGCAAACCACtacggtgtccttgagcaaggccTTAACTCTAAAACGGCTTCAGTGGCCAACAGATCAGACTGTGGTACTCCTTGGCAGCGTCCAGGTTGTAATGTTCAGCTTTTGCTGAGACTGGCCGGACCAAACCAAATGTAATACCAAAATGCACAAAGAATGCAGAGATATTTTGTGATAGTTCCACCATGTGGCCGACATGGGTGATTAGCTTCCTCTGCAAAAATGTTCAGCATAGTCCTGTCAGCGTGAAAAAATACAACAGGGATCCTTTGatgcaacaaaaataagaaTACCACACTGTACTGGCTCAGCTAATCAATCAGTTAACCTGGTGTTGTTG
Coding sequences within:
- the LOC130182014 gene encoding olfactory receptor 1M1-like, with the protein product MSFLRTVLNDSVIIHPPGFYVIGFQSFPYISVYIIFLAFVYVVTVVCNILLVYIIAVDRRLHTPKFLAVVNLAVIDIMLNTSTIPGMIKTFLIKNNFVPFNQCLLQMYFHYAFLALESYSLAVLAYDRFIAICFPLRQNLFNTLLIMTCIIGVTWMYCAGLLAYSTAIMTRLSFCNSVRVFSYFCDYAPVFRLACNDYSLQWSLASASLGNLIGPFTFIILSYLIIIVTVCRMKSVSSRMKALTTCIEHLILVAIFYIPIFSIFIIGLFIRAIDPDQRVLSLSLAVCIPPCINPIVYSLKTKEIKNRAHALIWRMKTNP
- the LOC130182013 gene encoding olfactory receptor 1M1-like, whose product is MSFLRTVLNDSFIIHPPGFYVIGFQSFPYISVYIIFLAFVYVVTVVCNILLVYIIAVDRRLHTPKFLAVGNLAVIDIMLNTSTIPGMIKTFLFKDNFVPFNQCLLQMYFHYAFLALESYSLAVLAYDRFIAICFPLRQNLFNTLLIMSCIIGVTWMYCAGLLAYSTAIMTRLSFCNSVRVFSYFCDYAPVFRLACNDYSLQWSLASASLGHLIGPFTFIILSYLIIIVTVCRMKSVSSRMKALTTCIEHLILVAIFYIPIFSIFLFGLFIRAIDPDQRVLSLSLAVCIPPCINPIVYSLKTKEIKIRVLALIWRMKTNP